In Streptomyces sp. NBC_00414, a single window of DNA contains:
- a CDS encoding tetratricopeptide repeat protein, translating into MPETSGFAGRTPETHVIDFRAAEQLLAARDPRGAVKLLDNVIAAYPENTAARLLRARAFFAAAQLRPAELEFTIVLEREPDNAFAHFALARTYERSGQQAQAMRHFRLAAALDPQPEYLAAARFDS; encoded by the coding sequence GTGCCCGAGACCAGCGGATTCGCCGGACGTACTCCGGAGACGCATGTCATCGACTTCCGTGCCGCGGAGCAGTTGCTCGCCGCGCGGGATCCCAGGGGTGCGGTGAAACTGCTCGACAACGTCATCGCCGCGTACCCGGAGAACACGGCGGCACGGCTGCTGCGGGCGCGGGCCTTCTTCGCCGCGGCCCAACTGCGGCCGGCCGAGCTGGAGTTCACCATCGTGCTGGAGCGCGAACCGGACAACGCCTTCGCGCACTTCGCACTCGCCCGCACCTACGAGCGCTCCGGCCAGCAGGCGCAGGCCATGCGTCACTTCCGGCTCGCGGCGGCGCTGGACCCACAGCCGGAGTACCTGGCCGCGGCACGGTTCGACTCCTGA
- the coaE gene encoding dephospho-CoA kinase: MLKVGLTGGIGAGKSEVSRLLVEHGAVLIDADRIAREVVAPGTPGLAAVVEAFGTDVLAVDGTLDRPKLGSIVFADADRLAVLNSIVHPLVGARSRELEEAASADSVVVHDVPLLAENGLAKLYDLVIVVDADADTQLDRLVRLRGMTEEDARARMAAQATREQRREIADVVIDNDVPLEALRRRVRDVWADLERRARATEEQQTSSE; encoded by the coding sequence ATGTTGAAGGTGGGACTGACCGGTGGGATCGGGGCCGGCAAGAGTGAGGTGTCGCGGCTGCTCGTGGAGCACGGGGCCGTGCTGATCGACGCCGACAGGATCGCGCGCGAGGTCGTCGCGCCGGGAACTCCCGGGCTGGCGGCGGTCGTCGAGGCCTTCGGCACGGACGTACTCGCCGTGGACGGCACCCTCGACCGGCCGAAGCTCGGCTCCATCGTCTTCGCGGACGCGGACAGGCTCGCCGTACTGAACTCGATCGTGCACCCCCTCGTGGGCGCCCGCTCCCGCGAACTCGAAGAGGCCGCCTCGGCGGACTCCGTGGTCGTGCACGACGTGCCCCTCCTCGCGGAGAACGGCCTCGCGAAGCTGTACGACCTCGTGATCGTGGTCGACGCCGACGCGGACACCCAGCTCGACCGGCTCGTCCGGCTGCGCGGCATGACCGAAGAGGACGCCCGCGCCCGTATGGCGGCCCAGGCCACCCGCGAGCAGCGCCGGGAGATCGCGGACGTCGTCATCGACAACGACGTGCCCCTGGAGGCGCTCCGGCGGCGGGTACGGGACGTGTGGGCCGACCTTGAGCGCCGGGCCCGGGCGACCGAGGAGCAGCAGACGTCCTCGGAATAG
- a CDS encoding DUF6343 family protein, with product MRTGSEPTTARSALRARLWLSVWGLLWAIAGTAVFALVGRPGWAVACGVLWLIATVDLTMVLRHIRQGPHYQPGVDIPPYPPPDERAQTWPRSPRANP from the coding sequence ATGCGTACGGGCAGTGAACCGACGACTGCGCGCAGTGCGCTGCGAGCGCGCCTGTGGCTCAGTGTGTGGGGGCTGCTCTGGGCGATCGCGGGGACGGCCGTGTTCGCCCTCGTCGGGCGGCCGGGCTGGGCGGTCGCCTGCGGTGTGCTGTGGCTGATCGCCACCGTGGATCTGACGATGGTCCTCAGGCACATCCGCCAGGGGCCGCACTATCAGCCGGGCGTCGACATCCCGCCGTACCCACCGCCGGACGAGCGCGCCCAGACCTGGCCGCGCTCGCCACGGGCGAACCCATGA
- a CDS encoding PAC2 family protein yields MLDPQGLYAWEPKGLAVVDVALAQESAGLVMLYHFDGYIDAGETGDQIVDRVLDSLPHQVVARFDHDRLVDYRARRPLLTFKRDRWADYEEPTLDVRLVQDATGAPFLLLSGPEPDVEWERFAAAVQQIVERLGVRLSVNFHGIPMGVPHTRPVGLTPHGNRTDLVPGHRSPFDEAQVPGSAEALVEYRLMEAGHDVLGVAAHVPHYIARSPYPDAALTVMESITAATGLVLPGIAHGLRTEAHRTQTEIDRQIQEGDEELVALVQGLEHQYDAAAGAETRGNMLAEPVDIPSADEIGMEFEKFLAEREGDA; encoded by the coding sequence GTGCTTGATCCGCAGGGTTTGTACGCATGGGAGCCGAAGGGCCTGGCCGTGGTCGACGTGGCACTGGCCCAGGAGTCGGCCGGTCTTGTCATGCTCTACCACTTCGACGGATACATCGACGCGGGCGAGACCGGCGACCAGATCGTCGACCGGGTGCTTGACTCACTGCCCCATCAGGTCGTGGCCCGCTTCGACCACGACCGGCTCGTGGACTACCGGGCCCGCCGCCCGCTGCTGACGTTCAAGCGCGACCGCTGGGCCGACTACGAGGAGCCCACGCTGGACGTGCGGCTCGTCCAGGACGCCACCGGCGCGCCCTTCCTGCTGCTCTCCGGACCCGAACCGGACGTGGAGTGGGAGCGCTTCGCCGCGGCCGTCCAGCAGATCGTCGAGCGCCTCGGCGTGCGGCTGTCGGTGAACTTCCACGGCATCCCCATGGGCGTCCCGCACACCCGCCCCGTGGGCCTCACCCCGCACGGCAACCGGACGGACCTCGTCCCCGGCCACCGCAGCCCCTTCGACGAGGCCCAGGTGCCCGGCAGCGCCGAGGCACTGGTCGAGTACCGCCTCATGGAGGCCGGACACGACGTCCTCGGGGTCGCCGCGCACGTGCCGCACTACATCGCCCGCTCCCCGTACCCGGACGCCGCGCTGACGGTCATGGAGTCGATCACCGCCGCGACCGGACTGGTCCTGCCGGGCATCGCCCACGGGCTGCGCACCGAGGCGCACCGCACGCAGACGGAGATCGACCGGCAGATCCAGGAGGGCGACGAGGAACTGGTCGCCCTGGTCCAGGGACTTGAGCACCAGTACGACGCCGCCGCGGGCGCGGAGACGCGGGGCAACATGCTCGCCGAGCCGGTGGACATTCCGTCCGCGGACGAGATCGGCATGGAGTTCGAGAAGTTCCTCGCCGAGCGGGAAGGTGATGCGTAG